A window of Anaerolineae bacterium contains these coding sequences:
- a CDS encoding response regulator transcription factor, with protein sequence MAKGNIEDHVSALIVASPGRMRDGLRALLRNVPRIGAILQADDSSSSLEMIVKEQPALVLLDSKLADDDIQNVLQQIKIESPQTRCIVLADNSEQQWLAKTAGADSVLLTGYSTEILFATIEGVLSWPRNIFSSDPNPNKPALEIRNEKLDGNVDELATSNF encoded by the coding sequence ATGGCCAAAGGAAACATTGAAGATCACGTGTCTGCTTTAATTGTAGCCAGCCCGGGCCGCATGCGAGATGGGCTGCGGGCCTTGTTAAGAAATGTACCCCGTATCGGAGCTATTCTTCAGGCCGACGATAGTTCATCTTCCCTGGAAATGATTGTTAAAGAACAACCGGCCCTGGTTTTGCTGGATTCAAAGTTGGCCGACGACGATATCCAAAACGTACTCCAACAAATCAAAATCGAATCGCCGCAAACGCGCTGCATTGTGTTGGCCGATAATAGTGAGCAGCAATGGCTGGCCAAAACCGCCGGAGCCGATAGTGTACTGCTAACCGGATATTCAACCGAAATACTATTTGCCACCATAGAAGGAGTGTTATCTTGGCCCCGGAATATATTCTCTTCAGACCCTAACCCCAATAAACCGGCATTAGAAATAAGAAATGAGAAACTGGACGGGAATGTTGATGAACTGGCCACCTCTAATTTTTAA
- a CDS encoding PDGLE domain-containing protein gives MENLLQLAPIIPPGPEKVIPAMHIPDGFLSLTISIVFWIFTVILLAVATRRTQNALGERQIPLMGIMAAFIFAAQMLNFPIAGGTSGHMLGGALAGIVLGPWAGMLVMASVIALQALLFQDGGLLVMGANIFNMGLLTVLIGYGLYRSVLGQNRGVRLGVAGIAAWLAVMTAALATSLQLWFSGTSPLQIVMPVMLGVHALIGIGEALITAAALGFIMRVRPDLLETEAVESRGGRGWVVAGLALTLVVVLFAPWASADPDGLERVAEDLGFIGLGADAPYQILPDYTIPFLGETGLSTIIAGAIGVLLVAAIAVGVGRLLQRPAKTAPESG, from the coding sequence TGAGCCTGACCATCTCGATAGTCTTTTGGATATTCACCGTTATCCTTCTGGCCGTTGCTACCCGGCGCACCCAAAACGCGCTGGGCGAGCGTCAAATTCCCCTGATGGGCATTATGGCAGCCTTCATTTTTGCCGCGCAAATGCTTAATTTCCCCATTGCCGGGGGCACGTCGGGGCATATGCTGGGCGGGGCGTTGGCCGGCATTGTGCTGGGGCCCTGGGCCGGCATGCTGGTGATGGCCAGCGTGATTGCCTTGCAAGCATTGCTGTTTCAGGATGGCGGGCTGTTAGTGATGGGCGCGAACATTTTTAACATGGGCCTGCTAACCGTTTTGATTGGTTACGGCCTCTATCGCAGCGTGCTGGGGCAAAACCGGGGCGTGCGGCTGGGCGTGGCCGGAATAGCGGCCTGGTTAGCGGTCATGACGGCCGCCCTGGCTACATCGCTTCAGCTTTGGTTCAGCGGCACGTCGCCGCTGCAAATTGTAATGCCCGTGATGCTGGGCGTCCACGCGCTCATCGGCATTGGTGAGGCGCTTATCACGGCAGCCGCCCTGGGCTTTATTATGCGCGTGCGTCCCGACCTGCTGGAAACTGAAGCGGTTGAGTCTCGGGGCGGACGGGGCTGGGTGGTAGCCGGTTTGGCCCTGACGCTGGTTGTGGTTCTGTTTGCGCCCTGGGCCTCGGCAGACCCGGATGGATTGGAACGGGTGGCCGAGGATTTGGGTTTCATTGGGCTTGGGGCAGACGCCCCCTATCAAATTTTGCCCGACTATACCATTCCTTTTCTTGGCGAAACCGGCCTGTCTACCATTATTGCCGGCGCAATTGGGGTGCTGCTGGTGGCCGCTATAGCCGTGGGCGTGGGGCGTTTGTTGCAACGCCCGGCCAAAACCGCTCCTGAATCCGGCTGA
- a CDS encoding PAS domain S-box protein, giving the protein MNNKKSTIDIPQLAQFAIDRSTDPIFWIAPDAHLVYVNEATCRTLGYSRDELLSMTVFDFDPAFPQEAWPDHWQELKQRGSLTIETKHRTKEGRIFPIEVTVNYLAFDGQEYNCAFARDISTQKEKEARLRWFGLAVEQNPDGIAIADADGNIQFANTAWAELHGYNLEEIEGRHLSIFHTEEQMQKDVIPFNEKVFQDGFHRGEMGHARKDGTAFPTMMTTALIRDDQDNPIGLVGIARDITAQKQAEAERERLQEEIIEAQRRAIAELSTPVIPIMDRVIVMPLVGSIDSLRARDITRSLMAGIGQHRAKVVILDVTGVAIMDTGVVNHLNKTIQAARLKGARTIVTGISDAVAEAIVDLGIDWGHIETLSDLQTGLIVALGTLGVQLNKA; this is encoded by the coding sequence ATGAATAACAAAAAATCAACCATAGATATTCCCCAACTGGCCCAGTTTGCCATTGACCGTTCCACCGATCCCATTTTCTGGATTGCGCCTGATGCGCACCTGGTGTATGTCAATGAGGCCACCTGCCGAACGCTGGGCTACAGCCGCGACGAATTATTATCAATGACCGTCTTTGATTTTGACCCGGCCTTTCCCCAAGAAGCCTGGCCGGACCACTGGCAAGAGCTGAAACAGCGCGGCTCATTGACCATTGAAACCAAACACCGCACCAAAGAGGGCCGAATCTTTCCGATTGAGGTTACGGTCAATTACCTGGCATTTGACGGCCAGGAATACAACTGCGCCTTTGCCCGCGACATCTCCACACAAAAGGAAAAGGAAGCCAGATTGCGTTGGTTTGGCCTGGCCGTGGAACAGAACCCCGATGGCATCGCCATTGCCGACGCAGACGGGAATATCCAGTTTGCCAATACCGCCTGGGCCGAGTTACACGGTTACAATTTGGAGGAGATTGAGGGCCGGCACCTCAGTATCTTCCATACCGAAGAACAGATGCAAAAAGACGTGATTCCCTTTAATGAAAAGGTTTTTCAGGATGGTTTCCATCGCGGCGAAATGGGCCATGCCAGAAAAGACGGCACGGCTTTCCCCACAATGATGACCACGGCCTTGATTCGAGACGACCAGGACAATCCCATTGGCCTGGTAGGCATAGCCCGCGACATCACCGCCCAAAAGCAAGCCGAAGCCGAGCGCGAGCGCCTGCAAGAAGAAATCATCGAGGCCCAACGCCGGGCCATTGCCGAACTCTCCACCCCCGTTATCCCCATTATGGACCGCGTGATTGTGATGCCCCTGGTGGGCAGCATTGACAGCCTGCGCGCCCGCGACATCACCCGTTCGCTGATGGCGGGTATTGGACAGCACCGGGCCAAAGTGGTGATCCTGGATGTGACCGGCGTAGCCATTATGGACACCGGCGTGGTCAACCACCTTAACAAAACTATCCAGGCGGCCCGGCTCAAGGGCGCGCGGACTATTGTCACCGGCATCTCCGACGCCGTGGCCGAGGCCATTGTGGATTTGGGCATTGATTGGGGCCATATTGAAACCTTGAGCGATTTACAGACCGGCTTGATTGTGGCCTTAGGTACATTAGGGGTTCAATTAAACAAAGCATGA